A single region of the Asterias amurensis chromosome 19, ASM3211899v1 genome encodes:
- the LOC139951760 gene encoding uncharacterized protein — protein sequence MIGIVVFVVTLCAACTSGISPRRFEFERGTKGVVPCPAMVDRGYAASDTEAIYWYFLPKGSSHSPESIITYFHGVTTHQISNTERYDIQDTSLVITNVTVSAEGTYSYRYVPWDKAPEDGSVEVSEKVSCKSKRPKVSLYIDDQLSWEGTDSSNTVEVLSDRAELNLTCRVEHAKPAINISWFVWFPVLKRWEEIPAKPRVQPASCETECFFVNGTFNSDVTFKASLERNNLTLKCVANNSILEDIEVTIKTQNDIVTANPQEVTDRANSGLNEPATPMTNPTNGIGTLTILVIATGLLMNLVLVAVFLLWRHRFLKQLNKNPRHHEELKTRNLVDLRVDMK from the exons ATGATTGGGATAGTAGTATTCGTCGTCACTCTCTGTGCTGCATGCACCAGTGGCATCTCTCCGAGGCGCTTTGAATTTGAGAGAGGCACTAAAGGGGTTGTACCTTGTCCTGCTATGGTGGATAGAGGCTATGCGGCAAGTGACACTGAAGCGATATACTGGTATTTCTTACCGAAGGGAAGCTCGCATTCCCCGGAAAGTATAATAACATATTTCCACGGAGTTACTACCCATCAAATCAGTAATACTGAGCGGTATGACATTCAAGATACTTCGTTGGTGATCACCAACGTAACTGTGTCAGCAGAAGGCACATATAGCTACAGATATGTTCCGTGGGATAAAGCACCTGAAGATGGATCAGTTGAAGTTTCTGAAAAGG TTTCCTGCAAATCAAAACGCCCCAAGGTTTCTCTGTATATCGACGATCAACTGTCATGGGAAGGTACAGATTCATCCAACACAGTTGAAGTGCTATCCGACAGAGCTGAACTCAACTTGACATGCAGAGTAGAACATGCTAAGCCGGCCATTAACATCAGTTGGTTCGTCTGGTTTCCAGTTTTAAAAAGATGGGAGGAAATTCCGGCCAAACCTCGTGTTCAACCTGCTTCCTGCGAAACCG aATGTTTCTTTGTAAACGGCACGTTTAACTCCGATGTGACATTCAAGGCATCACTTGAAAGAAACAACTTAACCCTCAAGTGTGTAGCAAACAACAGTATCCTTGAAGACATCGAAGTGACCATCAAAACTCAAAATGATATTGTGACTG CTAACCCACAAGAAGTCACAGATCGTGCCAATTCTGGCTTGAATGAACCAGCGACGCCGATGACAAACCCCACTAATGGAATAGGTACCTTGACCATTCTGGTGATTGCTACGGGCTTATTGATG AACTTAGTGCTGGTGGCCGTATTTTTACTTTGGAGGCACAGGTTTTTGAAGCAGTTGAACAAGAATCCAAGACACCACGAAGAACTAAAGACGAGAAACTTGGTAGACCTAAGGGTTGATATGAAGTAA